Proteins encoded by one window of Arabidopsis thaliana chromosome 2, partial sequence:
- the MEE65 gene encoding Cyclin/Brf1-like TBP-binding protein (maternal effect embryo arrest 65 (MEE65); FUNCTIONS IN: RNA polymerase II transcription factor activity, cation:chloride symporter activity; INVOLVED IN: embryo development ending in seed dormancy; LOCATED IN: nucleus; CONTAINS InterPro DOMAIN/s: Transcription factor TFIIB related (InterPro:IPR000812), Transcription factor TFIIB, cyclin-related (InterPro:IPR013150), Cyclin-like (InterPro:IPR011028), Cyclin-related (InterPro:IPR013763), Cyclin (InterPro:IPR006670), Brf1-like TBP-binding (InterPro:IPR011665); BEST Arabidopsis thaliana protein match is: Cyclin/Brf1-like TBP-binding protein (TAIR:AT3G09360.1); Has 35333 Blast hits to 34131 proteins in 2444 species: Archae - 798; Bacteria - 22429; Metazoa - 974; Fungi - 991; Plants - 531; Viruses - 0; Other Eukaryotes - 9610 (source: NCBI BLink).), with the protein MVWCKHCAKNVPKIRPFDGGLACDLCGRILENFNFSTDVTFVKNAAGQVCNIVTSVGNSSSRDRRRRKAIDELRNLKDALGIGDERDDVVDMAAVFYEAAMDQNFTKGRRAELVQSSCLYLACSYLRVSVYELGSVYLQLCEMLYLVQNKNYEELVDPSIFIPRFTNSLLKGAHAKAKDVANTAKNIISSMKRDWIQTGRKPSGICGAAIYMAALSHGIMYSRADIAKVVHMCEATITKRLNEFANTEAGSLTVDELDESEEILRKETFTPRPNSDKGVVNCKHKDLKRFGYGLCKSCHDDFIIISGGVVGGSDPPAYQRAEKERMEKAAREENEGGIGNLNHDEQVNVSKRAKKCSEKGEGETYGGERHAEYSDESDICSDDDDSEVEHVLLGEDETRLKTTAWNLQNKDYLEEQAEKEAALKAANCPEDARNLVEASKAAVANSRKEKRRKRAEEAKNAPPSATATEASYTETQRVNQHHVLDELLDTSPTQKKPRTETVTEKKKEEHEIVEDEEDEEDYAAPHADENFYEDEVEEEENGYDFGLY; encoded by the exons ATGGTGTGGTGTAAGCATTGTGCGAAGAATGTTCCCAAAATTCGCCCCTTCGACGGTGGTTT gGCATGTGATTTATGTGGGAGgattttggaaaacttcaaTTTTTCTACTGATGTTACCTTCGTTAAGAATGCCGCTGGACAGGTAT GTAATATAGTGACGAGTGTTGGGAATTCAAGCTCACGTGataggagaaggagaaaag CTATAGATGAGTTAAGGAATTTGAAAGATGCCTTAGGAATCGGTGATGAGAGAGATGATGTGGTTGACATGGCTGCCGTATTCTATGAA GCGGCAATGGACCAAAACTTCACCAAAGGGCGCAGAGCTGAACTTGTACAGTCTTCCTGTCTCTATTTGGCTTGCAG CTACCTTCGAGTTAGCGT TTACGAGTTAGGTTCCGTGTACTTGCAACTCTGTGAAATGCTGTACCTTGTGCAAAACAAGAACTATGAGGAGCTTGTTGATCCTTCAATCTTCATTCCTCGATTCACAAACA GCTTATTGAAAGGTGCACACGCTAAAGCAAAAGATGTCGCAAACACGGCTAAAAACATTATATCTAGTATGAAGAGAGATTGGATACAG ACAGGCCGGAAACCAAGTGGAATATGTGGAGCAGCAATTTACATGGCTGCACTTTCTCATGGTATCATGTACTCTAGGGCAGACATT GCAAAAGTTGTGCATATGTGTGAAGCAACAATAACCAAAAGATTGAATGAATTTGCTAATACCGAGGCTGGAAGTTTAACT GTTGATGAGCTTGATGAAAGCGAAGAGATATTGCGTAAAGAAACTTTTACCCCAAGACCAAATTCTGACAAAGGAGTAGTGAACTGTAAACATAAGGATTTAAAACGCTTTGGTTATGGATTATGTAAGAGCTGTCACGACGAT TTCATTATAATTTCTGGTGGAGTTGTTGGTGGGTCGGATCCTCCTGCTTATCAGCgagcagagaaagagagaatggaaAAAGCAGctagagaagaaaacgagGGAGGAATTGGTAACTTAAACCACGATGAACAAGTTAATGTAAGCAAAAGGGCAAAAAAATGTTCGG AGAAAGGCGAAGGAGAAACATATGGGGGTGAAAGACATGCTGAATATTCGGATGAATCAGACATCTGTTCGGACGACGATGATTCTGAG GTGGAACATGTTCTTCTCGGTGAGGACGAAACGCGGTTGAAGACAACGGCCTggaatttacaaaacaaagactATCTTGAG GAGCAAGCAGAAAAGGAAGCAGCTCTGAAGGCTGCTAATTGCCCCGAAGATGCAAGAAACCTTGTGGAAGCTTCTAAAGCAGCTGTGGCGAATTCTAGAAAGGAAAAGCGACGAAAACGTGCTGAGGAAGCTAAGAATGCACCTCCATCAGCTACAGCCACGGAAGCA TCTTATACAGAGACTCAGCGGGTTAATCAACACCATGTTTTGGACGAGCTCTTGGATACTAGC cCAACACAGAAGAAACCGAGAACCGAGACAGtaacggagaagaagaaggaagagcatgagattgttgaagatgaagaagatgaagaagactacGCAGCACCACACGCAGATGAGAACTTCTATGAAGACGaagtggaagaggaagagaatggtTATGATTTTGGATTGTATTAA
- the MEE65 gene encoding Cyclin/Brf1-like TBP-binding protein — translation MVWCKHCAKNVPKIRPFDGGLACDLCGRILENFNFSTDVTFVKNAAGQVCNIVTSVGNSSSRDRRRRKAIDELRNLKDALGIGDERDDVVDMAAVFYEAAMDQNFTKGRRAELVQSSCLYLACSYLRVSVYELGSVYLQLCEMLYLVQNKNYEELVDPSIFIPRFTNSLLKGAHAKAKDVANTAKNIISSMKRDWIQTGRKPSGICGAAIYMAALSHGIMYSRADIAKVVHMCEATITKRLNEFANTEAGSLTVDELDESEEILRKETFTPRPNSDKGVVNCKHKDLKRFGYGLCKSCHDDFIIISGGVVGGSDPPAYQRAEKERMEKAAREENEGGIGNLNHDEQVNVSKRAKKCSEKGEGETYGGERHAEYSDESDICSDDDDSEVEHVLLGEDETRLKTTAWNLQNKDYLEEQAEKEAALKAANCPEDARNLVEASKAAVANSRKEKRRKRAEEAKNAPPSATATEAVCRTLERKIKIYSIF, via the exons ATGGTGTGGTGTAAGCATTGTGCGAAGAATGTTCCCAAAATTCGCCCCTTCGACGGTGGTTT gGCATGTGATTTATGTGGGAGgattttggaaaacttcaaTTTTTCTACTGATGTTACCTTCGTTAAGAATGCCGCTGGACAGGTAT GTAATATAGTGACGAGTGTTGGGAATTCAAGCTCACGTGataggagaaggagaaaag CTATAGATGAGTTAAGGAATTTGAAAGATGCCTTAGGAATCGGTGATGAGAGAGATGATGTGGTTGACATGGCTGCCGTATTCTATGAA GCGGCAATGGACCAAAACTTCACCAAAGGGCGCAGAGCTGAACTTGTACAGTCTTCCTGTCTCTATTTGGCTTGCAG CTACCTTCGAGTTAGCGT TTACGAGTTAGGTTCCGTGTACTTGCAACTCTGTGAAATGCTGTACCTTGTGCAAAACAAGAACTATGAGGAGCTTGTTGATCCTTCAATCTTCATTCCTCGATTCACAAACA GCTTATTGAAAGGTGCACACGCTAAAGCAAAAGATGTCGCAAACACGGCTAAAAACATTATATCTAGTATGAAGAGAGATTGGATACAG ACAGGCCGGAAACCAAGTGGAATATGTGGAGCAGCAATTTACATGGCTGCACTTTCTCATGGTATCATGTACTCTAGGGCAGACATT GCAAAAGTTGTGCATATGTGTGAAGCAACAATAACCAAAAGATTGAATGAATTTGCTAATACCGAGGCTGGAAGTTTAACT GTTGATGAGCTTGATGAAAGCGAAGAGATATTGCGTAAAGAAACTTTTACCCCAAGACCAAATTCTGACAAAGGAGTAGTGAACTGTAAACATAAGGATTTAAAACGCTTTGGTTATGGATTATGTAAGAGCTGTCACGACGAT TTCATTATAATTTCTGGTGGAGTTGTTGGTGGGTCGGATCCTCCTGCTTATCAGCgagcagagaaagagagaatggaaAAAGCAGctagagaagaaaacgagGGAGGAATTGGTAACTTAAACCACGATGAACAAGTTAATGTAAGCAAAAGGGCAAAAAAATGTTCGG AGAAAGGCGAAGGAGAAACATATGGGGGTGAAAGACATGCTGAATATTCGGATGAATCAGACATCTGTTCGGACGACGATGATTCTGAG GTGGAACATGTTCTTCTCGGTGAGGACGAAACGCGGTTGAAGACAACGGCCTggaatttacaaaacaaagactATCTTGAG GAGCAAGCAGAAAAGGAAGCAGCTCTGAAGGCTGCTAATTGCCCCGAAGATGCAAGAAACCTTGTGGAAGCTTCTAAAGCAGCTGTGGCGAATTCTAGAAAGGAAAAGCGACGAAAACGTGCTGAGGAAGCTAAGAATGCACCTCCATCAGCTACAGCCACGGAAGCAGTTTGCAGAACACTTGAGAGgaagataaaaatatatagcaTCTTTTGA
- the RPI2 gene encoding ribose-5-phosphate isomerase 2 (ribose-5-phosphate isomerase 2 (RPI2); CONTAINS InterPro DOMAIN/s: Ribose-5-phosphate isomerase, type A, subgroup (InterPro:IPR020672), Ribose 5-phosphate isomerase, type A (InterPro:IPR004788); BEST Arabidopsis thaliana protein match is: Ribose 5-phosphate isomerase, type A protein (TAIR:AT1G71100.1); Has 5035 Blast hits to 5035 proteins in 1937 species: Archae - 235; Bacteria - 3542; Metazoa - 112; Fungi - 145; Plants - 141; Viruses - 0; Other Eukaryotes - 860 (source: NCBI BLink).) — protein sequence MALAYDPLFITSDKSLSAFDVASSPPQPMNLTQDELKRIAAYKAVEFVESGMVLGLGTGSTAKHAVDRIGELLRQGKLENIVGIPTSKKTQEQALSLGIPLSDLDAHPVIDLSIDGADEVDPFLNLVKGRGGSLLREKMIEGASKKFVVIVDDSKMVKHIGGSKLALPVEIVPFCWKFTAEKLRSLLEGYGCEANLRLGEKGKAFVTDNGNYIVDMHVEEDMGDLGAVSDAILRLPGVVEHGMFLDMASTVIIAGELGVKIKNKH from the coding sequence ATGGCGCTTGCGTATGATCCTCTCTTCATTACATCGGACAAATCTTTGTCCGCCTTTGATGTTGCCTCTTCACCGCCTCAGCCCATGAATTTAACACAAGACGAGCTCAAACGTATCGCCGCTTACAAAGCCGTGGAATTCGTCGAGTCCGGCATGGTTCTCGGTCTCGGAACCGGCTCCACCGCCAAACACGCCGTCGACCGAATCGGCGAGCTTCTCCGTCAAGGCAAACTCGAGAACATCGTTGGTATACCAACGTCTAAGAAGACGCAGGAGCAGGCTCTGTCTCTCGGCATCCCTCTCTCTGATCTCGACGCACACCCTGTCATCGATCTCTCCATCGACGGCGCAGACGAGGTCGACCCTTTTCTCAACCTGGTAAAAGGCAGAGGAGGGTCTCTGCTTCGAGAGAAGATGATCGAAGGAGCTTCTAAGAAGTTTGTGGTGATTGTTGACGACTCCAAGATGGTGAAGCATATTGGTGGAAGCAAGCTTGCTCTTCCGGTGGAGATAGTGCCCTTTTGCTGGAAGTTCACGGCGGAGAAGCTCCGGAGTCTGCTGGAAGGATACGGGTGTGAAGCGAATCTTCGGTTGGGAGAGAAAGGGAAGGCCTTTGTGACAGACAATGGGAATTACATAGTGGATATGCATGTGGAAGAGGATATGGGAGATTTGGGAGCAGTGAGTGATGCGATTCTGAGGCTACCGGGAGTAGTGGAACATGGGATGTTTCTGGATATGGCTTCTACTGTTATCATTGCAGGTGAGCTTGGTGTTAAGATCAAGAACAAACACTGA
- the MEE65 gene encoding Cyclin/Brf1-like TBP-binding protein, producing MVWCKHCAKNVPKIRPFDGGLACDLCGRILENFNFSTDVTFVKNAAGQVCNIVTSVGNSSSRDRRRRKAIDELRNLKDALGIGDERDDVVDMAAVFYEAAMDQNFTKGRRAELVQSSCLYLACSYLRVSVYELGSVYLQLCEMLYLVQNKNYEELVDPSIFIPRFTNSLLKGAHAKAKDVANTAKNIISSMKRDWIQTGRKPSGICGAAIYMAALSHGIMYSRADIAKVVHMCEATITKRLNEFANTEAGSLTVDELDESEEILRKETFTPRPNSDKGVVNCKHKDLKRFGYGLCKSCHDDFIIISGGVVGGSDPPAYQRAEKERMEKAAREENEGGIGNLNHDEQVNVSKRAKKCSEKGEGETYGGERHAEYSDESDICSDDDDSEVEHVLLGEDETRLKTTAWNLQNKDYLEVIDRLYHLSSLGFGHSVKNLYCLVGASRKGSSSEGC from the exons ATGGTGTGGTGTAAGCATTGTGCGAAGAATGTTCCCAAAATTCGCCCCTTCGACGGTGGTTT gGCATGTGATTTATGTGGGAGgattttggaaaacttcaaTTTTTCTACTGATGTTACCTTCGTTAAGAATGCCGCTGGACAGGTAT GTAATATAGTGACGAGTGTTGGGAATTCAAGCTCACGTGataggagaaggagaaaag CTATAGATGAGTTAAGGAATTTGAAAGATGCCTTAGGAATCGGTGATGAGAGAGATGATGTGGTTGACATGGCTGCCGTATTCTATGAA GCGGCAATGGACCAAAACTTCACCAAAGGGCGCAGAGCTGAACTTGTACAGTCTTCCTGTCTCTATTTGGCTTGCAG CTACCTTCGAGTTAGCGT TTACGAGTTAGGTTCCGTGTACTTGCAACTCTGTGAAATGCTGTACCTTGTGCAAAACAAGAACTATGAGGAGCTTGTTGATCCTTCAATCTTCATTCCTCGATTCACAAACA GCTTATTGAAAGGTGCACACGCTAAAGCAAAAGATGTCGCAAACACGGCTAAAAACATTATATCTAGTATGAAGAGAGATTGGATACAG ACAGGCCGGAAACCAAGTGGAATATGTGGAGCAGCAATTTACATGGCTGCACTTTCTCATGGTATCATGTACTCTAGGGCAGACATT GCAAAAGTTGTGCATATGTGTGAAGCAACAATAACCAAAAGATTGAATGAATTTGCTAATACCGAGGCTGGAAGTTTAACT GTTGATGAGCTTGATGAAAGCGAAGAGATATTGCGTAAAGAAACTTTTACCCCAAGACCAAATTCTGACAAAGGAGTAGTGAACTGTAAACATAAGGATTTAAAACGCTTTGGTTATGGATTATGTAAGAGCTGTCACGACGAT TTCATTATAATTTCTGGTGGAGTTGTTGGTGGGTCGGATCCTCCTGCTTATCAGCgagcagagaaagagagaatggaaAAAGCAGctagagaagaaaacgagGGAGGAATTGGTAACTTAAACCACGATGAACAAGTTAATGTAAGCAAAAGGGCAAAAAAATGTTCGG AGAAAGGCGAAGGAGAAACATATGGGGGTGAAAGACATGCTGAATATTCGGATGAATCAGACATCTGTTCGGACGACGATGATTCTGAG GTGGAACATGTTCTTCTCGGTGAGGACGAAACGCGGTTGAAGACAACGGCCTggaatttacaaaacaaagactATCTTGAGGTGATTGATAGGCTATATCATTTATCTTCTCTTGGATTCGGACACTCGGTGAAGAATTTATATTGTTTGGTAGGAGCAAGCAGAAAAGGAAGCAGCTCTGAAGGCTGCTAA